One Coffea arabica cultivar ET-39 chromosome 5c, Coffea Arabica ET-39 HiFi, whole genome shotgun sequence DNA window includes the following coding sequences:
- the LOC113690763 gene encoding glutamine-dependent NAD(+) synthetase isoform X3, with product MPVIKGSERYNCQILCLNRKIVMIRPKMWLANDGNYRELRWFTAWKQKDYLEDFLLPAEVSDALMQTTVPFGYGYVQFLDTVCNAVNYLILRAVAAEVCEELFSPMPPHAELTLNGVEVFMNASGSHHQLRKLDLRLRAFIGATHTRGGVYMYSNLQGCDGGRLCYDGCSCVVVNGDVVAQGSQFSLKDVELVVAQIDLDAVASLRGSISSFQEQASCKKKISSVPVPFKLCQSFNLQMSLSSPLKIRYHSPEEEIAFGPSCWLWDYLRRSGASGFLLPLSGGADSSSVAAIVGCMCQLVVQEIENNDEQVKADAIRIGHYTDGQFPTDSKEFAKRIFYTVFMGSENSSEATKARAKVLADEIGSWHLDVSIDGVVSALLSLFQTLTGKRPRYKVDGGSNIENLGLQNIQARIRMVLAFMLASLLPWVHSKSGFYLVLGSSNVDEGLRGYLTKYDCSSADINPIGSISKADLRTFLKWAAIHLGFSSLAEIEAAPPTAELEPIRANYSQLDEVDMGMTYEELSVYGRLRKIFRCGPVSMFKNLCYKWGAKLTPVEVAEKVKHFFKYYSINRHKMTVLTPSYHAESYSPEDNRFDLRQFLYNARWPYQFRKIDELARDLDGDKVAITKSTDQEREDGTTNGGMGVVAAGSGDPRAGF from the exons ATGCCTGTTATTAAGGGCTCGGAGCGTTACAACTGTCAAATTCtatgtttgaacagaaaaataGTAATGATACGTCCCAAAATGTGGCTAGCAAATGACGGCAACTATAGGGAACTCAGATGGTTTACGGCATGGAAGCAAAAAGATTATCTCGAGGACTTTTTACTGCCTGCTGAAGTCTCTGATGCATTGATGCAGACAACAGTACCATTTGGCTATGGTTATGTTCAGTTTCTGGACAC AGTTTGTAATGCTGTAAATTATTTGATCCTTAGAGCTGTTGCAGCTGAAGTTTGTGAGGAACTTTTTAGTCCCATGCCTCCTCATGCTGAGTTGACATTGAATGGAGTTGAAGTATTTATGAATGCCAGTGGAAGTCATCATCAATTACGAAAACTTGATCTTCGGCTTCGTGCATTCATAGGTGCTACACATACTCGTGGAGGAGTTTACATGTACAGTAATCTCCAAGGATGTGATGGTGGCCGCCTCTGTTATG atgGTTGTTCTTGTGTTGTTGTTAATGGAGATGTGGTTGCCCAAGGATCACAATTTTCACTCAAGGATGTGGAATTGGTAGTTGCTCAAATAGATTTAGATGCG GTTGCTAGTCTTAGAGGATCTATAAGCAGTTTTCAAGAGCAAGCTAGctgcaaaaagaaaatttcctcAGTACCAGTACCTTTCAAACTTTGCCAATCTTTTAACCTCCAAATGTCATTGTCAAGTCCACTTAAG ATTAGATATCACTCTCCTGAAGAGGAAATTGCTTTTGGGCCTAGTTGCTGGTTGTGGGATTATTTGAGGAGAAGTGGTGCTTCTGGATTTTTGCTTCCACTTTCTGGTGGGGCTGATAGCTCTTCAGTTGCTGCTATAGTTGGTTGCATGTGCCAGCTGGTAGTGCAAG AAATCGAAAACAATGATGAACAAGTCAAAGCTGATGCGATACGGATTGGACATTACACTGATGGACAGTTTCCGACTGACAGCAAGGAATTTGCTAAACGTATATTCTATACAGTTTTCATGGGATCTGAGAATAG TTCTGAAGCCACAAAAGCACGGGCCAAAGTGCTGGCAGATGAAATTGGATCATGGCATCTTGATGTTTCTATAGATGGGGTGGTCTCTGCACtactttctttgtttcaaactCTAACTGGAAAGCGACCACGGTACAAG GTAGATGGAGGGTCTAACATTGAAAACTTAGGTCTGCAAAACATTCAAGCTCGAATTAGAATGGTCCTAGCATTCATGTTGGCATCACTTTTGCCTTGGGTTCATAGCAAATCGGGTTTCTATCTGGTTTTGGGAAGCTCCAATGTTGATGAAGGACTGCGTGGTTATCTGACGAAG TACGATTGTAGCTCAGCAGATATAAATCCAATTGGGAGTATCAGCAAGGCAGACCTTCGAACATTTCTGAAATGGGCTGCCATTCATCTTGGTTTTTCGTCACTTGCAGAAATTGAGGCTGCTCCCCCTACTGCTGAATTGGAGCCAATACGGGCCAATTACAGTCAG TTGGATGAAGTGGATATGGGAATGACATATGAGGAACTGTCGGTATATGGAAGGTTGCGTAAGATCTTCCGATGTGGTCCTGTATCCATGTTTAAG AATCTCTGTTATAAATGGGGTGCAAAGCTAACTCCCGTAGAGGTGGCTGAGAAGGTGAAGCATTTCTTCAAGTACTATTCCATTAACAGACACAAAATGACTGTACTGACACCATCTTATCATGCTGAG AGTTATTCACCAGAGGACAATAGATTTGATCTTCGCCAATTTTTATATAATGCAAGATGGCCATATCAATTTCGCAAAATTGATGAGCTTGCACGTGATCTTGATGGTGATAAAGTTGCAATAACGAAGTCAACCGACCAGGAGAGAGAAGATGGAACCACAAATGGGGGTATGGGTGTTGTGGCAGCAGGATCAGGAGATCCAAGAGCTGGCTTTTAG
- the LOC113690763 gene encoding glutamine-dependent NAD(+) synthetase isoform X2, whose translation MRLINVATCNLNQWAMDFDCNMKNIKESISKAKEVGAVIRLGPELEITGYGCEDHFLELDTVTHAWECLAELLLGDWTDGILCSFGMPVIKGSERYNCQILCLNRKIVMIRPKMWLANDGNYRELRWFTAWKQKDYLEDFLLPAEVSDALMQTTVPFGYGYVQFLDTAVAAEVCEELFSPMPPHAELTLNGVEVFMNASGSHHQLRKLDLRLRAFIGATHTRGGVYMYSNLQGCDGGRLCYDGCSCVVVNGDVVAQGSQFSLKDVELVVAQIDLDAVASLRGSISSFQEQASCKKKISSVPVPFKLCQSFNLQMSLSSPLKIRYHSPEEEIAFGPSCWLWDYLRRSGASGFLLPLSGGADSSSVAAIVGCMCQLVVQEIENNDEQVKADAIRIGHYTDGQFPTDSKEFAKRIFYTVFMGSENSSEATKARAKVLADEIGSWHLDVSIDGVVSALLSLFQTLTGKRPRYKVDGGSNIENLGLQNIQARIRMVLAFMLASLLPWVHSKSGFYLVLGSSNVDEGLRGYLTKYDCSSADINPIGSISKADLRTFLKWAAIHLGFSSLAEIEAAPPTAELEPIRANYSQLDEVDMGMTYEELSVYGRLRKIFRCGPVSMFKNLCYKWGAKLTPVEVAEKVKHFFKYYSINRHKMTVLTPSYHAESYSPEDNRFDLRQFLYNARWPYQFRKIDELARDLDGDKVAITKSTDQEREDGTTNGGMGVVAAGSGDPRAGF comes from the exons ATGAGGTTGATAAATGTGGCGACTTGTAATCTGAATCAATGGGCTATGGATTTTGATTGCAATATGAAGAATATTAAGGAATCTATTTCTAAGGCTAAAGAAGTTGGAGCTGTAATCAGGCTTGGCCCTGAGCTCGAAATCACTGGCTATGGCTGTGAGGACCATTTCTTGGAATTGGATACTGTCACTCATGC GTGGGAGTGCTTAGCAGAGCTCTTGCTTGGTGATTGGACAGATGGCATATTATGCAGCTTTGGCATGCCTGTTATTAAGGGCTCGGAGCGTTACAACTGTCAAATTCtatgtttgaacagaaaaataGTAATGATACGTCCCAAAATGTGGCTAGCAAATGACGGCAACTATAGGGAACTCAGATGGTTTACGGCATGGAAGCAAAAAGATTATCTCGAGGACTTTTTACTGCCTGCTGAAGTCTCTGATGCATTGATGCAGACAACAGTACCATTTGGCTATGGTTATGTTCAGTTTCTGGACAC AGCTGTTGCAGCTGAAGTTTGTGAGGAACTTTTTAGTCCCATGCCTCCTCATGCTGAGTTGACATTGAATGGAGTTGAAGTATTTATGAATGCCAGTGGAAGTCATCATCAATTACGAAAACTTGATCTTCGGCTTCGTGCATTCATAGGTGCTACACATACTCGTGGAGGAGTTTACATGTACAGTAATCTCCAAGGATGTGATGGTGGCCGCCTCTGTTATG atgGTTGTTCTTGTGTTGTTGTTAATGGAGATGTGGTTGCCCAAGGATCACAATTTTCACTCAAGGATGTGGAATTGGTAGTTGCTCAAATAGATTTAGATGCG GTTGCTAGTCTTAGAGGATCTATAAGCAGTTTTCAAGAGCAAGCTAGctgcaaaaagaaaatttcctcAGTACCAGTACCTTTCAAACTTTGCCAATCTTTTAACCTCCAAATGTCATTGTCAAGTCCACTTAAG ATTAGATATCACTCTCCTGAAGAGGAAATTGCTTTTGGGCCTAGTTGCTGGTTGTGGGATTATTTGAGGAGAAGTGGTGCTTCTGGATTTTTGCTTCCACTTTCTGGTGGGGCTGATAGCTCTTCAGTTGCTGCTATAGTTGGTTGCATGTGCCAGCTGGTAGTGCAAG AAATCGAAAACAATGATGAACAAGTCAAAGCTGATGCGATACGGATTGGACATTACACTGATGGACAGTTTCCGACTGACAGCAAGGAATTTGCTAAACGTATATTCTATACAGTTTTCATGGGATCTGAGAATAG TTCTGAAGCCACAAAAGCACGGGCCAAAGTGCTGGCAGATGAAATTGGATCATGGCATCTTGATGTTTCTATAGATGGGGTGGTCTCTGCACtactttctttgtttcaaactCTAACTGGAAAGCGACCACGGTACAAG GTAGATGGAGGGTCTAACATTGAAAACTTAGGTCTGCAAAACATTCAAGCTCGAATTAGAATGGTCCTAGCATTCATGTTGGCATCACTTTTGCCTTGGGTTCATAGCAAATCGGGTTTCTATCTGGTTTTGGGAAGCTCCAATGTTGATGAAGGACTGCGTGGTTATCTGACGAAG TACGATTGTAGCTCAGCAGATATAAATCCAATTGGGAGTATCAGCAAGGCAGACCTTCGAACATTTCTGAAATGGGCTGCCATTCATCTTGGTTTTTCGTCACTTGCAGAAATTGAGGCTGCTCCCCCTACTGCTGAATTGGAGCCAATACGGGCCAATTACAGTCAG TTGGATGAAGTGGATATGGGAATGACATATGAGGAACTGTCGGTATATGGAAGGTTGCGTAAGATCTTCCGATGTGGTCCTGTATCCATGTTTAAG AATCTCTGTTATAAATGGGGTGCAAAGCTAACTCCCGTAGAGGTGGCTGAGAAGGTGAAGCATTTCTTCAAGTACTATTCCATTAACAGACACAAAATGACTGTACTGACACCATCTTATCATGCTGAG AGTTATTCACCAGAGGACAATAGATTTGATCTTCGCCAATTTTTATATAATGCAAGATGGCCATATCAATTTCGCAAAATTGATGAGCTTGCACGTGATCTTGATGGTGATAAAGTTGCAATAACGAAGTCAACCGACCAGGAGAGAGAAGATGGAACCACAAATGGGGGTATGGGTGTTGTGGCAGCAGGATCAGGAGATCCAAGAGCTGGCTTTTAG
- the LOC113690763 gene encoding glutamine-dependent NAD(+) synthetase isoform X1, with protein sequence MRLINVATCNLNQWAMDFDCNMKNIKESISKAKEVGAVIRLGPELEITGYGCEDHFLELDTVTHAWECLAELLLGDWTDGILCSFGMPVIKGSERYNCQILCLNRKIVMIRPKMWLANDGNYRELRWFTAWKQKDYLEDFLLPAEVSDALMQTTVPFGYGYVQFLDTVCNAVNYLILRAVAAEVCEELFSPMPPHAELTLNGVEVFMNASGSHHQLRKLDLRLRAFIGATHTRGGVYMYSNLQGCDGGRLCYDGCSCVVVNGDVVAQGSQFSLKDVELVVAQIDLDAVASLRGSISSFQEQASCKKKISSVPVPFKLCQSFNLQMSLSSPLKIRYHSPEEEIAFGPSCWLWDYLRRSGASGFLLPLSGGADSSSVAAIVGCMCQLVVQEIENNDEQVKADAIRIGHYTDGQFPTDSKEFAKRIFYTVFMGSENSSEATKARAKVLADEIGSWHLDVSIDGVVSALLSLFQTLTGKRPRYKVDGGSNIENLGLQNIQARIRMVLAFMLASLLPWVHSKSGFYLVLGSSNVDEGLRGYLTKYDCSSADINPIGSISKADLRTFLKWAAIHLGFSSLAEIEAAPPTAELEPIRANYSQLDEVDMGMTYEELSVYGRLRKIFRCGPVSMFKNLCYKWGAKLTPVEVAEKVKHFFKYYSINRHKMTVLTPSYHAESYSPEDNRFDLRQFLYNARWPYQFRKIDELARDLDGDKVAITKSTDQEREDGTTNGGMGVVAAGSGDPRAGF encoded by the exons ATGAGGTTGATAAATGTGGCGACTTGTAATCTGAATCAATGGGCTATGGATTTTGATTGCAATATGAAGAATATTAAGGAATCTATTTCTAAGGCTAAAGAAGTTGGAGCTGTAATCAGGCTTGGCCCTGAGCTCGAAATCACTGGCTATGGCTGTGAGGACCATTTCTTGGAATTGGATACTGTCACTCATGC GTGGGAGTGCTTAGCAGAGCTCTTGCTTGGTGATTGGACAGATGGCATATTATGCAGCTTTGGCATGCCTGTTATTAAGGGCTCGGAGCGTTACAACTGTCAAATTCtatgtttgaacagaaaaataGTAATGATACGTCCCAAAATGTGGCTAGCAAATGACGGCAACTATAGGGAACTCAGATGGTTTACGGCATGGAAGCAAAAAGATTATCTCGAGGACTTTTTACTGCCTGCTGAAGTCTCTGATGCATTGATGCAGACAACAGTACCATTTGGCTATGGTTATGTTCAGTTTCTGGACAC AGTTTGTAATGCTGTAAATTATTTGATCCTTAGAGCTGTTGCAGCTGAAGTTTGTGAGGAACTTTTTAGTCCCATGCCTCCTCATGCTGAGTTGACATTGAATGGAGTTGAAGTATTTATGAATGCCAGTGGAAGTCATCATCAATTACGAAAACTTGATCTTCGGCTTCGTGCATTCATAGGTGCTACACATACTCGTGGAGGAGTTTACATGTACAGTAATCTCCAAGGATGTGATGGTGGCCGCCTCTGTTATG atgGTTGTTCTTGTGTTGTTGTTAATGGAGATGTGGTTGCCCAAGGATCACAATTTTCACTCAAGGATGTGGAATTGGTAGTTGCTCAAATAGATTTAGATGCG GTTGCTAGTCTTAGAGGATCTATAAGCAGTTTTCAAGAGCAAGCTAGctgcaaaaagaaaatttcctcAGTACCAGTACCTTTCAAACTTTGCCAATCTTTTAACCTCCAAATGTCATTGTCAAGTCCACTTAAG ATTAGATATCACTCTCCTGAAGAGGAAATTGCTTTTGGGCCTAGTTGCTGGTTGTGGGATTATTTGAGGAGAAGTGGTGCTTCTGGATTTTTGCTTCCACTTTCTGGTGGGGCTGATAGCTCTTCAGTTGCTGCTATAGTTGGTTGCATGTGCCAGCTGGTAGTGCAAG AAATCGAAAACAATGATGAACAAGTCAAAGCTGATGCGATACGGATTGGACATTACACTGATGGACAGTTTCCGACTGACAGCAAGGAATTTGCTAAACGTATATTCTATACAGTTTTCATGGGATCTGAGAATAG TTCTGAAGCCACAAAAGCACGGGCCAAAGTGCTGGCAGATGAAATTGGATCATGGCATCTTGATGTTTCTATAGATGGGGTGGTCTCTGCACtactttctttgtttcaaactCTAACTGGAAAGCGACCACGGTACAAG GTAGATGGAGGGTCTAACATTGAAAACTTAGGTCTGCAAAACATTCAAGCTCGAATTAGAATGGTCCTAGCATTCATGTTGGCATCACTTTTGCCTTGGGTTCATAGCAAATCGGGTTTCTATCTGGTTTTGGGAAGCTCCAATGTTGATGAAGGACTGCGTGGTTATCTGACGAAG TACGATTGTAGCTCAGCAGATATAAATCCAATTGGGAGTATCAGCAAGGCAGACCTTCGAACATTTCTGAAATGGGCTGCCATTCATCTTGGTTTTTCGTCACTTGCAGAAATTGAGGCTGCTCCCCCTACTGCTGAATTGGAGCCAATACGGGCCAATTACAGTCAG TTGGATGAAGTGGATATGGGAATGACATATGAGGAACTGTCGGTATATGGAAGGTTGCGTAAGATCTTCCGATGTGGTCCTGTATCCATGTTTAAG AATCTCTGTTATAAATGGGGTGCAAAGCTAACTCCCGTAGAGGTGGCTGAGAAGGTGAAGCATTTCTTCAAGTACTATTCCATTAACAGACACAAAATGACTGTACTGACACCATCTTATCATGCTGAG AGTTATTCACCAGAGGACAATAGATTTGATCTTCGCCAATTTTTATATAATGCAAGATGGCCATATCAATTTCGCAAAATTGATGAGCTTGCACGTGATCTTGATGGTGATAAAGTTGCAATAACGAAGTCAACCGACCAGGAGAGAGAAGATGGAACCACAAATGGGGGTATGGGTGTTGTGGCAGCAGGATCAGGAGATCCAAGAGCTGGCTTTTAG